The following nucleotide sequence is from Mesobacillus jeotgali.
CAAATGAAGAATTCCAGCTGAGGGTAAAAGAATCTGTTAAGGTGATTGGGGAGACAGACGCTGATATCGACGAGTTCGTATCCAAGTTTTATTATCATTCCCATGATGTAACTGATTCAAGTTCTTATCTTGCGCTTGGAAAGCTTTCGGAAGATCTGGACAGCCACTATGGACTGAATGGCAATAGAATTTTCTACCTGGCAATGGCACCTGAATTCTTTGGAACAATTGCTGAGCACTTAAAGAAAGATAAACTTACCGATGTATCCGGGTTTAAGCGCCTGGTCATTGAAAAGCCCTTCGGACATGACCTTGAGTCGGCAAAAGTATTGAACAAGCAAATCCGAACCGCTTTTACAGAGGATGAAATCTACCGAATTGACCACTACCTTGGAAAAGAAATGGTCCAGAATATCGAAGTAATCCGTTTCGCCAATGCGCTGTTTGAACCACTCTGGAATAACCGGTACATTTCCAATATCCAGGTTACATCAAGCGAAACGCTTGGAGTGGAAGAACGCGGCCGTTATTACGAGAAAAGCGGCGCTCTAAGGGATATGGTCCAGAACCATATGCTGCAAATGGTTTCATTGCTGGCGATGGAACCGCCGATCAAATTGACGACTGATGAGGTCCGCTCGGAAAAAGTGAGAGTGTTCCGTGCCCTCCGCCCTATTAAAGGCGAGGAAGTCAATGAATATTTTGTTCGGGGCCAATATGATAAAGGCGTAATGAACGAAACAAACGTACCTGCATACCGACAGGAGGAAATGGTCGATCCTGAATCCAATACAGAAACATTTGTAGCTGGAAAATTGATGATTGATAACTTCCGCTGGGCTGGAGTTCCATTCTACATCCGTACTGGAAAAAGAATGAAGGCAAAGTCAACTAAAATC
It contains:
- the zwf gene encoding glucose-6-phosphate dehydrogenase: MAQTEKPTALIMIFGATGDLANRKLFPSLYNLFKKGKLDKFAVVGVARRSLSNEEFQLRVKESVKVIGETDADIDEFVSKFYYHSHDVTDSSSYLALGKLSEDLDSHYGLNGNRIFYLAMAPEFFGTIAEHLKKDKLTDVSGFKRLVIEKPFGHDLESAKVLNKQIRTAFTEDEIYRIDHYLGKEMVQNIEVIRFANALFEPLWNNRYISNIQVTSSETLGVEERGRYYEKSGALRDMVQNHMLQMVSLLAMEPPIKLTTDEVRSEKVRVFRALRPIKGEEVNEYFVRGQYDKGVMNETNVPAYRQEEMVDPESNTETFVAGKLMIDNFRWAGVPFYIRTGKRMKAKSTKIVIQFKDIPMDLYYQPEKTVNPNLLVIHIQPEEGITLHLNAKKSGQGTKATPVKLNYSNKGIDGLNTPEAYEKLLYDSLRGDATNFTHWDEVALSWSFVDNISAVWENTKEPGFPNYPSGSMGPDAADKLLEKDGFFWWPITEIDVENC